One Paraburkholderia sp. HP33-1 genomic region harbors:
- a CDS encoding cyclase family protein: MKPVRRFIDLSIYLENEVLSDPPPLAPKITYQKHADTLPEFMAMLPGTKPEDYPDGEAAAAEWVTLTTHSGTHLDAPWHFHSTMDADLGEARPSITIDQVPLEWCFQPGVKLDFRHFTDGYVVTAADVEAELARIGHVLQPLDIVVVNTRAGSRYGHADYVNSGCGMGYEATMYLLERGVRLTGTDAWSWDAPFSYTAKKISETGDTSLIWEGHKAGRDIGYCHLEKLHNLEVLPATGFVISCFPHKIRGASAGWTRAVAIFEATEAMP, encoded by the coding sequence ATGAAGCCAGTACGCCGATTTATCGATCTATCCATCTATCTGGAGAACGAAGTACTCTCCGATCCGCCGCCGCTTGCGCCGAAGATCACCTACCAGAAGCACGCCGATACGCTGCCGGAATTCATGGCGATGCTGCCGGGCACGAAACCCGAGGACTATCCCGATGGCGAGGCCGCCGCTGCGGAATGGGTCACGCTGACCACGCATAGCGGCACGCATCTCGACGCGCCGTGGCATTTCCATTCGACCATGGATGCGGACCTCGGCGAAGCGAGACCTTCGATTACGATCGATCAGGTGCCGCTGGAATGGTGCTTTCAACCGGGCGTGAAGCTGGATTTCCGACATTTTACTGATGGTTATGTCGTGACAGCCGCGGACGTCGAAGCTGAACTCGCGCGCATCGGCCATGTGCTGCAACCGCTCGATATCGTCGTCGTCAACACGCGTGCGGGGTCGCGATACGGCCATGCCGACTATGTCAATTCCGGGTGCGGCATGGGCTATGAGGCCACCATGTACCTGCTGGAGCGTGGCGTGCGCTTGACGGGTACCGACGCGTGGAGCTGGGATGCTCCGTTCTCCTACACAGCGAAGAAGATTTCGGAAACTGGCGATACGTCGCTGATCTGGGAAGGTCACAAGGCGGGGAGGGATATCGGCTATTGCCACCTGGAGAAGCTGCACAACCTCGAAGTGCTGCCGGCGACCGGCTTCGTGATCAGCTGCTTCCCTCACAAGATTCGCGGCGCTTCTGCCGGCTGGACGCGCGCCGTAGCGATCTTTGAAGCCACGGAGGCCATGCCGTGA
- a CDS encoding cupin domain-containing protein: MSFRAIRRVVTGHDANGQAVVVSDGALPNVAQIAAIPGTVFHEVWSTSATPARLDNGADPTVGALMLPPPKQGTRMRFVDIPPDTAEFLAHGAARMHDAFSQIGDAEASTVSTDSPHPLMHRTESIDYGVVIEGEMTLVLDAAEVALAPGSVVIQRGTNHAWANRSGRPCRMLFVLVDGAYAPEIAAALEASTQRGPR, translated from the coding sequence GTGAGCTTTCGTGCAATTCGCCGCGTGGTGACCGGCCACGACGCCAACGGCCAGGCGGTTGTCGTGTCGGATGGCGCACTGCCGAACGTGGCGCAGATCGCCGCGATTCCCGGCACCGTATTCCACGAAGTGTGGTCGACCTCGGCAACACCTGCGCGGTTGGACAACGGCGCGGACCCGACCGTCGGCGCGCTGATGCTGCCGCCGCCGAAGCAGGGTACGCGGATGCGATTCGTCGATATTCCGCCCGATACGGCCGAGTTTCTTGCGCATGGTGCGGCTAGAATGCACGACGCGTTCAGCCAGATTGGCGACGCTGAAGCGTCAACGGTAAGCACGGACTCGCCGCATCCGCTGATGCACCGCACGGAGTCGATCGACTACGGCGTGGTGATCGAAGGCGAAATGACGCTGGTTCTCGACGCTGCCGAGGTCGCGCTCGCGCCCGGCAGTGTGGTGATCCAGCGCGGGACGAACCATGCCTGGGCGAACCGGTCCGGCCGTCCGTGCCGGATGTTGTTCGTGCTCGTCGACGGCGCCTACGCCCCGGAAATCGCGGCGGCGCTCGAAGCATCCACACAACGAGGACCACGATGA
- a CDS encoding fumarylacetoacetate hydrolase family protein yields MKFATLPDGGKDGRLLLVSRDLRHAVEAAPIAGTLLDALERWADVAPALQARYDDLNGARVPEARPFDPAACAAPLPRSPQWCDGSAFLNHGRLMEQAFNTPPIPEFDTVPVMYQGASDDFLGPSCDVPLPDEAAGIDFEGEFGVVVDRVTMDTSASDAMQRIRLLVQINDWSLRAFGPREMKTGFGFLQAKPSTSFAPVAITPDELGDGWRDGRVHLSLHVEWNGNWFGQPHGREMNFSFGELIAHAARTRSLAAGSIVGSGTVSNVDRRAGSACIAERRVIEMIDEGAARTGFMRFGERVRMVARDEAGNAPFGAIDQRVVRAPRSEERGEKT; encoded by the coding sequence ATGAAATTCGCAACCCTGCCCGATGGCGGCAAGGATGGCCGCTTGCTACTGGTGTCGCGCGACCTGCGCCATGCCGTGGAGGCCGCGCCGATAGCGGGAACGCTGCTCGACGCACTGGAACGCTGGGCCGACGTGGCGCCAGCCTTGCAGGCGCGTTATGACGATCTGAACGGCGCGCGCGTGCCCGAAGCGCGCCCTTTCGACCCGGCCGCGTGCGCTGCGCCGCTGCCGCGCAGCCCGCAGTGGTGCGATGGCTCCGCCTTTCTCAACCACGGCCGGCTGATGGAGCAGGCGTTCAACACGCCACCGATCCCCGAGTTCGATACCGTGCCGGTGATGTACCAGGGCGCCAGCGACGATTTCCTCGGGCCGTCATGCGATGTGCCGTTGCCTGATGAGGCCGCTGGCATCGATTTCGAGGGCGAATTCGGCGTCGTCGTGGATCGCGTGACGATGGACACTTCGGCTTCGGATGCGATGCAGCGTATCCGCCTCCTCGTGCAGATCAACGACTGGAGTCTGCGGGCATTCGGGCCGCGCGAAATGAAAACGGGCTTCGGGTTTCTGCAGGCCAAGCCCTCTACGTCGTTCGCGCCCGTCGCCATCACGCCTGATGAACTCGGCGACGGCTGGCGCGACGGCCGCGTGCATCTGAGCCTGCATGTCGAGTGGAATGGCAACTGGTTTGGTCAACCACATGGCCGCGAGATGAACTTCAGCTTTGGCGAACTCATTGCCCACGCCGCGCGTACGCGCAGTCTCGCCGCGGGCTCGATCGTCGGGTCCGGCACGGTGTCGAACGTGGATCGCCGTGCGGGCTCGGCGTGCATCGCCGAGCGGCGCGTGATCGAGATGATCGACGAGGGCGCGGCGCGCACGGGCTTCATGCGCTTCGGCGAGCGGGTGAGGATGGTGGCTCGCGACGAGGCGGGTAACGCACCGTTCGGGGCGATCGATCAGCGGGTGGTGCGTGCGCCGCGCAGTGAGGAACGAGGAGAGAAGACTTGA
- a CDS encoding NAD-dependent epimerase/dehydratase family protein codes for MRVLVTGAGGFVGTALVERLLREGIAAAGDVSELVLVDQSPGLTRDDARVTSLAGDFSDSQTLERLLLKPVDVVFHLASMPGAQAERNPDEGDRVNLWGTLRLFDRLAMQAEEYGRVARVVFASSVAVYGESLPAFIDEHTAPCPTISYGVHKLTGELVLADWTRRGKLDGRSLRLPGIVARKERSVGHGSAFMSEIFRTAQAHEAYKCPVSPTATAWWMSRACCVENLLHAARLPSDGLHAGRFWTPPVLHLRVNQIVDALAKRFGRIGIDFAPVEWIERLFGRQPPLVDHRAIKDGFLNDGTIENLVECAIEALSNG; via the coding sequence TTGAGAGTGCTGGTGACGGGGGCGGGCGGATTCGTTGGGACCGCGCTTGTCGAACGGCTGCTGCGCGAGGGCATCGCAGCAGCGGGCGATGTGTCGGAGCTGGTACTGGTCGATCAGTCTCCTGGCCTGACGCGTGACGATGCCCGTGTTACGTCGCTTGCCGGCGATTTTAGCGATTCGCAGACGCTTGAAAGACTGCTTCTGAAGCCCGTCGATGTCGTCTTTCATCTCGCGAGCATGCCTGGCGCTCAGGCGGAACGTAACCCCGACGAAGGCGACCGCGTGAACCTATGGGGTACGTTGAGGCTGTTCGACCGGCTCGCAATGCAGGCAGAGGAGTACGGTCGTGTGGCGCGCGTTGTCTTTGCCAGCAGCGTGGCCGTCTATGGTGAATCGTTGCCGGCGTTCATTGACGAGCACACCGCGCCCTGTCCGACGATCAGCTATGGCGTACACAAGCTGACCGGCGAACTGGTCCTCGCTGATTGGACGCGGCGCGGCAAGTTGGACGGCCGTTCGCTGCGCCTGCCTGGAATCGTAGCGCGCAAGGAGCGCTCCGTCGGACACGGCTCGGCTTTCATGAGTGAGATCTTCCGGACTGCGCAGGCACATGAGGCGTATAAGTGTCCGGTGTCGCCAACGGCAACGGCGTGGTGGATGTCGCGAGCCTGTTGCGTGGAAAACCTGCTGCATGCGGCGCGGCTGCCGTCGGACGGCTTGCATGCTGGACGTTTCTGGACACCTCCGGTTTTGCATTTGCGCGTGAATCAGATCGTCGACGCACTTGCAAAGCGATTCGGCAGGATTGGGATCGACTTCGCCCCTGTGGAATGGATCGAACGGCTTTTCGGGCGACAACCGCCGCTTGTCGATCATCGTGCGATCAAGGACGGATTTCTGAACGACGGGACTATTGAGAACCTTGTGGAGTGCGCTATCGAGGCGCTATCAAACGGTTGA
- a CDS encoding winged helix-turn-helix domain-containing protein, giving the protein MNAERSPKSITTPDSASGDVVAVLHYPRFDIDKARGELRVAGRPVALRPKTFALLQHLARHPGRLLGRNELIEAVWRDVIVTDDSLVQCISELRAALDDRSQKLIRTVPRRGYIFDVRPIGSISGESLDLTAPSQSQAFDEEDCVPESVHEGTPEQAPCDFVDVAGKRRAASNTGEAGEELTSLARSTRATNNLPVQMPPLYGRAEDVAALARLLEVSRVVSVVGPAGIGKTRLAQAVAYELRNDYADGVWIVELASLADGLLLVPTVARVLGHQIALSEGGLTSLVQLIRDQSLLLLLDNCEHLLQQAAHLVTQIVADAPGVRVLVTSQEPLHIDQEQIFRLDALAVPANADATAAPGFGAVQLFVARIQAADPKFTVDSGNVSDVVEICRRLDGIPLAIEFAAAREPLLGVHGLLRRLDESLRLLAGGNRTAPARHQTLRGALQWSYGLLSAPEQTVFDRLGVFMGTFSLEAAQCVASDQTTDSWAVIDHLASLVDKSLVMVERGEVPRYRLLESSRAFALERLAITGSLDATRRRHAEALAQILTGDDLFEEPLARMRRIAPDLDNVRAAVAWALGPTGDHQIAVELAAATDRLWDARGFNDEGARLYRTIEPWVDESTPPRLAARFWFAVADLRMRTELKREAASALRAARLFQGLNDRFGAFRSLTVAAHQFAFLADRDAAIAALTGAEALLDDAWPSWLQTSVAYCRVVFAYFIDRKPDEARRLANAALQGLRLDHSFYGNRCEIMLPACDLLEGDFASALRRCNDILNRSSVTESVQLRSHILSLRGAALVYLDDFKAAELALRSACTLSMHARDPMACPYCHVALLLARQGRLVDAARTLAWIDNRQLQAVRDWIPPMAVSSYKEARAIVDSAFTREECDRLASEGARLSFEQVTAMAFPVVQSGVAR; this is encoded by the coding sequence ATGAACGCCGAAAGATCCCCGAAATCCATCACGACGCCGGATTCCGCCAGCGGCGACGTCGTGGCTGTGCTGCATTACCCGAGATTTGACATCGATAAAGCGCGCGGCGAACTGAGAGTCGCGGGACGGCCTGTCGCGCTCAGACCGAAGACCTTTGCGCTATTGCAGCATCTGGCGCGCCATCCCGGTCGCCTGCTGGGCAGAAACGAGCTGATCGAGGCCGTGTGGCGCGACGTTATCGTCACCGACGATTCCCTGGTTCAGTGCATCAGCGAGTTGCGCGCGGCGTTGGACGATCGGAGTCAAAAGTTGATCCGGACGGTGCCGCGCCGAGGCTATATTTTTGACGTCCGGCCGATCGGGTCAATTTCCGGCGAAAGTTTGGATCTGACAGCACCCTCCCAATCGCAGGCGTTCGATGAAGAGGACTGCGTGCCGGAATCGGTTCACGAAGGGACGCCTGAGCAGGCTCCTTGTGATTTTGTCGATGTGGCCGGGAAAAGACGCGCGGCTTCGAACACCGGAGAGGCCGGAGAAGAGCTCACTTCCCTCGCAAGATCGACCAGGGCGACCAATAATCTGCCGGTCCAGATGCCTCCGCTCTATGGGCGTGCGGAAGACGTCGCCGCGCTGGCGCGTTTGCTGGAGGTTTCCCGGGTCGTCAGCGTCGTAGGCCCCGCGGGCATCGGAAAGACACGGTTAGCGCAGGCAGTGGCGTACGAGCTGCGTAATGACTATGCGGACGGCGTCTGGATTGTCGAACTGGCGTCGCTGGCGGACGGCCTGTTGCTCGTGCCGACCGTGGCGCGCGTGTTGGGGCACCAGATAGCGCTCAGTGAAGGCGGACTCACGTCGCTGGTGCAGTTGATCCGGGATCAGAGTCTTCTGCTGTTGCTGGACAACTGCGAACATCTGCTCCAACAGGCAGCGCATCTGGTCACGCAGATCGTGGCCGACGCACCGGGCGTGCGGGTGCTGGTCACAAGCCAGGAACCGTTGCACATCGATCAGGAGCAGATCTTTCGTCTCGACGCGCTGGCCGTGCCCGCGAACGCAGACGCGACCGCTGCCCCCGGTTTCGGCGCTGTCCAACTGTTCGTCGCGCGGATCCAGGCCGCCGATCCGAAGTTCACGGTCGATAGCGGGAACGTGAGCGATGTGGTCGAGATCTGCCGGCGGCTCGATGGAATTCCTCTGGCGATCGAGTTCGCCGCGGCGCGGGAACCGCTCCTCGGAGTGCATGGTCTGCTGCGTCGGCTCGACGAGAGCCTGAGGCTGCTCGCGGGCGGCAATCGAACCGCACCGGCTCGCCATCAAACCTTGCGGGGAGCGCTGCAGTGGAGCTATGGGCTGTTGAGTGCGCCCGAGCAAACGGTGTTCGATCGGCTCGGCGTGTTCATGGGCACCTTCTCGCTTGAAGCCGCACAGTGCGTGGCGAGCGACCAGACCACCGATAGCTGGGCAGTCATCGATCACCTCGCCTCACTCGTGGATAAATCGCTCGTGATGGTTGAACGTGGGGAGGTGCCGCGCTACCGGCTCCTCGAAAGCAGCCGGGCCTTCGCATTGGAGCGGCTAGCCATCACTGGCTCGCTCGACGCGACGCGCCGGCGCCACGCCGAAGCACTGGCGCAGATCCTGACCGGAGACGATCTCTTTGAGGAGCCCCTGGCGCGGATGCGTCGCATCGCGCCTGACCTCGACAATGTACGCGCGGCCGTGGCGTGGGCACTGGGGCCGACGGGCGATCACCAGATCGCGGTCGAACTTGCTGCGGCCACCGACAGGCTATGGGATGCGCGAGGCTTCAACGACGAAGGCGCGCGGCTGTACCGTACGATCGAGCCCTGGGTGGACGAGTCAACGCCGCCTCGACTGGCAGCGCGCTTCTGGTTTGCCGTCGCTGATCTGCGCATGCGCACGGAGCTAAAACGCGAGGCCGCTTCGGCCCTCAGAGCGGCTCGACTATTTCAAGGCCTGAACGACCGATTCGGAGCCTTCAGGTCCTTGACGGTCGCTGCGCATCAGTTTGCCTTCCTGGCCGATCGCGACGCGGCGATAGCAGCGCTGACCGGAGCGGAAGCCCTGTTGGACGATGCGTGGCCATCATGGCTGCAAACGTCCGTCGCGTATTGCAGAGTGGTTTTCGCCTATTTCATCGACCGCAAGCCGGATGAAGCGAGACGACTGGCCAATGCGGCGTTGCAGGGCCTTCGTCTTGATCACAGTTTCTACGGAAACCGCTGTGAAATTATGCTTCCCGCCTGCGACTTGCTGGAAGGCGACTTTGCTTCTGCATTGCGGCGATGTAACGATATTCTCAACAGATCGAGTGTGACAGAGAGTGTCCAACTGCGGTCGCATATCCTCAGTTTGCGCGGCGCGGCGCTCGTCTATCTCGACGACTTCAAGGCGGCTGAACTTGCATTGCGGAGTGCTTGCACGCTGTCGATGCACGCACGCGATCCGATGGCCTGTCCCTACTGCCATGTGGCGCTTCTACTTGCGCGGCAGGGCCGTCTCGTCGACGCCGCGAGGACACTTGCCTGGATTGACAACCGCCAGCTACAGGCAGTCCGCGATTGGATACCGCCGATGGCGGTATCCAGCTACAAGGAAGCGCGAGCCATTGTCGACTCGGCATTCACGCGAGAAGAATGCGATCGACTTGCCAGCGAAGGTGCGCGGTTAAGCTTCGAGCAAGTCACTGCAATGGCATTTCCGGTAGTTCAAAGCGGAGTCGCCCGATGA
- a CDS encoding branched-chain amino acid ABC transporter permease, producing MVSLYTMQALHGLVYGMLLFLVASGLTLIFGLLRVINIAHAAFYMLGAYLTYAVVAVTQNFWLSLFIAPTAVGLLGAGVESGLLRRIRGHGHEHELLLTLGLFYMVSEATRWIWGNYTLEVPTPLLLVGSIPLLGGQYPIYRLFILAFSALICVLLGIVLKRTRLGIVIRSSVSDREMVSALGVNTSFVMTAVFGLGSALAAIAGVVAAPFLQVDPSMGQAILVDTFVVVVIGGFGSLAGALMSSLMIGQLKSFGILLFPQFALIFQFLLMAAVLIVRPQGLLGDKP from the coding sequence ATGGTCAGTCTCTACACAATGCAGGCCCTGCACGGTCTGGTCTACGGGATGCTTCTCTTCCTGGTTGCGTCCGGACTGACACTCATCTTTGGGCTGCTGCGCGTTATAAACATCGCACATGCTGCCTTTTATATGTTAGGCGCTTATCTCACCTATGCCGTTGTCGCGGTCACGCAGAACTTCTGGCTTTCATTGTTCATCGCCCCAACCGCCGTGGGATTGCTTGGCGCCGGAGTGGAATCTGGGCTATTGCGTCGTATTCGCGGTCATGGACACGAACACGAATTGCTTTTGACTCTCGGTCTGTTTTACATGGTATCCGAAGCAACGCGGTGGATCTGGGGCAACTATACGTTAGAGGTTCCAACACCTTTGCTTCTAGTTGGCTCGATTCCCCTGTTGGGTGGTCAATACCCGATATATCGCCTGTTCATCCTGGCATTTTCAGCTCTGATTTGCGTGCTGTTGGGAATTGTCCTCAAACGTACACGGCTTGGCATCGTTATTCGTTCGTCTGTTTCGGATCGGGAAATGGTGAGTGCCTTGGGCGTCAACACTTCCTTTGTGATGACTGCCGTCTTTGGCCTGGGTTCTGCTTTGGCTGCTATCGCTGGAGTTGTCGCCGCGCCGTTTCTGCAGGTCGATCCGTCGATGGGCCAGGCAATTCTTGTCGATACTTTCGTGGTTGTCGTTATCGGTGGATTCGGGTCGCTTGCTGGAGCGCTGATGTCTTCCCTAATGATCGGTCAGCTAAAGTCTTTCGGAATACTGTTGTTTCCACAGTTTGCGCTCATTTTTCAATTTCTTCTTATGGCAGCAGTGCTGATAGTCCGGCCACAAGGTCTCCTCGGGGACAAGCCGTGA
- a CDS encoding branched-chain amino acid ABC transporter permease codes for MLLVGWISALVALYLLPLILDITSLRIVIEILYLGLFAASFNLLFGYGGMLSFGHAAAFGVGGYAAGLTWKFLGDVPVPLTLIGCALAGACLGMIVGVFCVRARGTSFSMLTLAFNQFLFAVALKWRTVTRGDDGLSVRPPDFRLPGGFALHMNQPQHFYWLELTVVILCIVAIWHITRTPLGNSVVLVRENDERSAFLGYNVFVTRLIVFSIASSLAAVAGGLFASFQQLVSPEALDFNTSTEVVLMALLGGTGTLAGPLLGAAAYILLQNWLSSITEHWPFVIGLLFVLLTLFMRTGIVGIVGQAGPIQRLIGLRRSPRRGQP; via the coding sequence ATGTTGCTCGTCGGATGGATCTCAGCGCTCGTGGCGCTCTATCTTTTACCTCTGATTCTGGACATCACTTCCCTGCGAATTGTCATAGAGATACTTTACCTTGGCCTCTTTGCTGCATCCTTCAATCTTCTCTTCGGTTATGGTGGAATGCTTTCCTTCGGCCATGCGGCCGCATTTGGAGTAGGCGGTTACGCAGCCGGTCTGACATGGAAGTTCCTGGGTGACGTTCCAGTTCCGCTTACTTTGATCGGTTGCGCGCTCGCTGGAGCATGCTTAGGGATGATTGTGGGAGTCTTTTGTGTGCGTGCTCGAGGGACGTCTTTCTCGATGCTCACACTGGCCTTCAACCAGTTTCTCTTTGCAGTGGCACTGAAATGGCGAACGGTGACGAGGGGCGACGACGGTCTGAGCGTCCGCCCACCGGATTTTCGCTTGCCCGGTGGATTCGCCTTGCACATGAACCAGCCGCAGCACTTTTATTGGCTTGAACTGACGGTCGTGATTCTTTGCATTGTAGCGATATGGCACATCACCCGCACACCATTGGGAAACTCCGTCGTGTTGGTGCGTGAAAACGACGAGCGGTCTGCGTTCCTTGGCTACAACGTTTTCGTGACAAGGTTGATCGTCTTTTCCATTGCGTCCTCTTTAGCAGCGGTTGCGGGGGGACTCTTTGCGAGTTTTCAACAACTAGTTTCGCCTGAAGCACTGGATTTCAATACCAGTACGGAGGTGGTGTTGATGGCGCTTCTCGGTGGTACAGGAACGCTCGCTGGTCCTCTACTAGGCGCAGCCGCATATATTCTGCTTCAAAACTGGCTGTCGAGTATCACCGAGCACTGGCCGTTCGTGATCGGTCTGCTCTTCGTTCTTCTGACCTTGTTCATGCGAACCGGTATCGTTGGCATTGTCGGGCAAGCAGGTCCAATCCAGCG